The region GCCGATCGAAAGCTCGCAGGCAAACGCGGAACTAGCGTTCGAAGCCAACACCGAAAAGATTCCGCCAAGGGGAACGAAAGTCAAGCTGGTGTTAATCCCGAAGCTTGACAAGACTGCGAAGGAGAAGAGTTCTGGAGGCGCAGAGATCAAATAGTATGGCTAATGTCGAATGACGGCGATTTCTCCCATTTCGTCATTCGTGTTTAATTCATTGATTCGTCATTGGTCGTTAGACATTTTTCCCCTAGGGCACTTCAAACAGCGATTGACTATTGACGATCGCGTAATCATCCGGGAACGTGTGAAACGCCTGCACGCGCAGGCTTCGGTTGCGGGTTTCCACGTTCAGGTAGCTCAATGCGCCCAGCGCCATGCGGCCACTGCTGTCGAAGCGGTGGAGCATGCCGTGGCGGACGCCTTCGCTGGAAAGCTCTTGCTGGAAGGTCCAAAACACTTCGGGAGCCACGGGTTCCAGTTGAAAGCGAGTTTGATAGCGCACGCCGCCGCGGCATTCCATGCGATCGCTGCGGTCGCCTTTCAACTTGTAATGCAACAGGCGGCGTTTTTGTGGTAGTGGATGCTGTGCGCTGCACGCCACTTCGGTTAGCGTGATGCCGCGATATCGCCACGCCACGACATGGCCGGCGCTAGTGATATGCACGTCGGCTTCGTAATCGCCGCGTCGAACGCGCTGCGAGGCGAAAATTTCGAATAACTCCGGATGCAGTGGGCGACCGTATAACTGAAACACCAGTTCGGCAATTTTCGGTCGGACGGATAACACGGTTCGGCGTTCCTTCTTGAATGGATCGGCGTTTAATATCGTTCTTGCCAACTCGGCGTTCAGCCGCGAGAGATTATTCTGTAAGCAGCGGGAAGCGAATGATGCAAGCCGAACACTGCGACAACGGAAACGGCGACGGGGTACTCTCCAACGGCCGCGACTCCGGCTTGAATCGATGCCGCCCACAGTTACGAGCGAACTTACTTAACACGGTTACTTTCTCACTAGCGCCGCAGGTTTAGCTTGCGAATACGATTCGCTGGCGAGCCACGATACGACGCGATTACGGCCCATTATATCTCGCGCTGCGCGGTCGCTCAAAGAGAGATTCTTATCAGAAAATATTTTCGCGGAACAGGACTTGACAAGCTGCGCCGTTTGAACTTCTAAACCCGTTTGCTAGCATATGAGAATGAACAACATGGGAGAATTTT is a window of Pirellulales bacterium DNA encoding:
- a CDS encoding DUF2617 family protein, which encodes MLSVRPKIAELVFQLYGRPLHPELFEIFASQRVRRGDYEADVHITSAGHVVAWRYRGITLTEVACSAQHPLPQKRRLLHYKLKGDRSDRMECRGGVRYQTRFQLEPVAPEVFWTFQQELSSEGVRHGMLHRFDSSGRMALGALSYLNVETRNRSLRVQAFHTFPDDYAIVNSQSLFEVP